The following are encoded in a window of Dama dama isolate Ldn47 chromosome 17, ASM3311817v1, whole genome shotgun sequence genomic DNA:
- the LOC133071743 gene encoding BTB/POZ domain-containing protein 10: MAGRPHPYDSNSSDPENWDRKLHSRPRKLYKHSSTPSRVAKGAVDHTKMSLHGASGGHERSRDRRRSSDRSRDSSHERTESQLTPCIRNVTSPTRQHHVEREKDHSSSRPSSPRPQKASPNGSSSSAGNSSRNSSQSSSDSSCKTSGEMVFVYENAKEGARNVRTSERVTLIVDNTRFVVDPSIFTAQPNTMLGRMFGSGREHNFTRPNEKGEYEVAEGIGSTVFRAILDYYKTGIIRCPDGISIPELREACDYLCISFEYSTIKCRDLSALMHELSNDGARRQFEFYLEEMILPLMVASAQSGERECHIVVLTDDDVVDWDEEYPPQMGEEYSQIIYSTKLYRFFKYIENRDVAKSVLKERGLKKIRLGIEGYPTYKEKVKKRPGGRPEVIYNYVQRPFIRMSWEKEEGKSRHVDFQCVKSKSITNLAAAAADIPQDQLVVMHPTPQVDELDILPIHAPSGNNDLDPDAQNPML, translated from the coding sequence ATGGCAGGACGGCCTCATCCCTATGACAGTAACTCCAGTGATCCAGAGAATTGGGATCGGAAATTGCATAGTAGACCTCGTAAACTTTATAAACATTCAAGCACTCCCTCACGTGTTGCTAAAGGAGCTGTCGACCACACCAAAATGAGTCTGCATGGTGCTAGTGGGGGACATGAGAGATCAAGAGATAGACGAAGGTCAAGTGACAGATCACGAGATTCATCTCATGAAAGAACAGAATCTCAGCTCACTCCTTGTATTAGAAATGTtacttctccaacacgacagcaCCATGTTGAACGTGAAAAAGATCACAGTTCCTCTCGTCCAAGCAGTCCTCGTCCTCAGAAAGCCTCTCCAAATGGATCCAGTAGCAGTGCTGGGAACAGCAGCAGAAACAGTAGTCAGTCAAGTTCAGATAGTAGCTGTAAGACGTCTGGGGAAATGGTGTTTgtgtatgaaaatgcaaaagaaggaGCTCGGAATGTAAGAACATCAGAACGAGTGACACTTATAGTGGATAACACTAGATTTGTTGTAGACCCATCCATTTTTACTGCACAGCCAAATACAATGTTGGGCAGGATGTTTGGATCTGGCCGAGAACATAACTTTACACGTCCTAACGAGAAGGGAGAGTATGAGGTGGCAGAAGGAATCGGCTCTACTGTATTTCGAGCAATTCTGGATTATTATAAAACAGGAATAATCCGTTGTCCTGATGGCATATCTATTCCTGAATTGAGAGAAGCTTGTGACTATCTTTGTATCTCTTTCGAATATAGTACTATTAAATGTAGAGATCTCAGTGCCCTAATGCATGAATTATCAAATGATGGTGCTCGCAGACAGTTTGAGTTTTACTTGGAAGAAATGATCCTGCCTCTCATGGTAGCCAGTGCCCAGAGTGGGGAACGTGAATGCCACATAGTGGTGCTTACAGATGATGATGTAGTTGATTGGGATGAAGAGTATCCACCACAGATGGGAGAAGAATATTCACAAATTATTTATAGCACAAAATTATATAGATTTTTCAAGTACATTGAAAACAGAGATGTGGCCAAATCAGTTTTGAAGGAGAGGGGTCTTAAGAAGATTAGACTGGGAATAGAAGGTTATCCTACctacaaagaaaaagtaaagaaaaggcCTGGGGGCCGCCCTGAAGTGATTTACAACTATGTCCAAAGACCCTTTATTCGAATGTCttgggagaaggaagaaggaaagagccGGCATGTAGACTTTCAGTGTGTGAAGAGTAAATCTATCACCAATCTTGCCGCTGCTGCCGCAGACATTCCCCAGGACCAGCTGGTAGTCATGCATCCGACTCCGCAAGTGGATGAGCTGGATATTCTACCCATCCATGCCCCTTCTGGCAACAATGACCTCGATCCCGACGCACAGAATCCGATGCTGTGA